A window of the Clostridiales bacterium genome harbors these coding sequences:
- a CDS encoding ankyrin repeat domain-containing protein produces the protein MDLEDKLVDAIKARDVLKVGSILRRGAKVNIRDTFGFTPLMHSAVSGNKEIVRMLLSKGADVECINYRGLNALALAKFNGSKEVYDILKEICSYDSTEKELRLSNIFIGDNNKHSYMDILKREIYCEDDRAKELINVILDNIEKYKDDRIELVMLCSALYTMEKDWTNNNLQIFVTNNIDVSVLKGKVIKDGYLLGAYNFNKNIIQISSFGGEFVATQTFLHELVHKVHISCKKLKLGELDLAYKEVLARLDKFPKSLGSDYIKRNMITRVMAVSKYNKFPLKMLEYLADPIAYILICNKNKNDGDFASSILHILEPIYKVFDEEISTQLMDYAQNNKNFYKLKLSDAMKKKFKCYREVSIKDKFRQKKKEIQRIIWPVKENISNISWKQLK, from the coding sequence ATGGATTTAGAGGATAAATTAGTGGATGCCATAAAAGCTAGAGATGTTTTAAAAGTTGGGAGTATTTTAAGAAGAGGAGCCAAGGTAAATATTAGAGATACCTTTGGGTTTACTCCTCTTATGCATTCTGCGGTTTCGGGGAATAAAGAAATAGTGCGTATGTTATTGTCTAAAGGAGCTGATGTTGAGTGTATAAATTATAGAGGACTTAATGCATTAGCTTTAGCTAAATTTAATGGAAGTAAAGAAGTATATGATATTTTAAAAGAGATATGTTCGTACGATTCTACAGAGAAAGAGTTAAGACTTAGCAATATATTTATAGGAGATAACAATAAACATAGTTATATGGACATATTAAAGAGGGAGATATATTGTGAAGATGATAGAGCAAAAGAATTAATCAATGTTATTCTTGATAACATTGAAAAGTATAAAGATGATAGAATAGAGTTGGTGATGCTGTGTTCAGCTCTTTATACCATGGAGAAAGATTGGACTAATAATAATTTGCAAATTTTTGTAACAAATAATATAGATGTATCAGTGCTAAAAGGAAAGGTAATAAAAGATGGATATTTATTAGGGGCATACAATTTTAATAAAAATATAATTCAGATATCAAGTTTTGGAGGAGAGTTTGTGGCGACTCAAACATTTTTACATGAATTGGTGCATAAAGTACACATTTCATGTAAAAAATTAAAATTAGGGGAGCTTGATTTGGCGTATAAAGAAGTCTTAGCAAGGTTAGACAAATTTCCCAAAAGTTTGGGTAGTGATTACATAAAAAGAAATATGATAACTCGGGTTATGGCTGTAAGTAAATATAACAAATTTCCATTAAAAATGTTAGAATATTTGGCAGATCCTATTGCGTATATTTTGATTTGTAATAAAAACAAAAATGATGGTGATTTTGCATCATCGATTTTGCATATTTTAGAACCAATATACAAAGTTTTTGATGAGGAAATATCAACACAGCTTATGGATTATGCACAAAATAACAAAAATTTTTATAAATTAAAATTGTCAGACGCCATGAAGAAAAAGTTTAAATGTTATAGGGAGGTGAGTATAAAAGATAAATTTCGTCAAAAGAAAAAAGAGATACAAAGAATTATTTGGCCTGTCAAAGAGAATATATCTAATATTAGTTGGAAACAACTAAAGTAG